The following proteins are encoded in a genomic region of Triticum dicoccoides isolate Atlit2015 ecotype Zavitan chromosome 1B, WEW_v2.0, whole genome shotgun sequence:
- the LOC119350418 gene encoding uncharacterized protein LOC119350418, which produces MVRVQSLYTWITCGVFDINIREVLRYSGDLGLDEPKFSLFESQCETPEIQVILDDDILKSVEAVKVNKDGVHSKSKGVTWAAPKAVDRCVESDDDSFMPPEPKKGLPPRVASHIKATAKSPLVMSDDDDFIFHGERTVFTRSKSVEEPLVVSNKRPVALSMRLRMPVCALKPFKFPFVAVAKQILDLILSKEFIDKYPQVPLFKCTSPTGDEFIADAKYLVTCFGPAGCIDTELMDLVISYWKGSPDYNHVYKSGDRVLLSPYVINYLLEIDPYHRPVDEDGQEILRPPFNVKLAAQKFKLYIKENLLAANLIMLPYWNRNHFTLYTMNKYRESLDIHDSWRYTGRNFSRNRFHEERVEIMSRMSLLMKEVYGEAAYNSSRHPRWEHLAERCSYAKMPEQGVNECGVYMLKAAFLYDGIKLVEEVKKHDPHSAYWKAECLFMFFSTLIMRFGATSGRGRWLTLLSCYKRDCRTTTQLTS; this is translated from the exons ATGGTCAGGGTTCAATCCCTGTACACGTGGATTACTTGTGGGGTTTTTGACATTAATATTCGCGAGGTGCTGCGTTATTCTGGAG ATCTTGGGCTAGACGAGCCTAAATTTAGTTTGTTCGAGAGCCAATGTGAGACACCAGAAATTCAGGTAATATTGGATGATGACATATTGAAGTCAGTTGAAGCTGTTAAAGTAAATAAGGACGGTGTGCACTCAAAATCAAAGGGGGTGACTTGGGCTGCCCCAAAGGCTGTGGATCGTTGTGTTGAGAGTGATGATGATTCTTTTATGCCTCCGGAGCCTAAAAAGGGTTTGCCGCCCAGAGTTGCTAGTCATATTAAAGCAACAGCGAAATCACCTCTTGTTatgagtgatgatgatgatttcatttTCCATGGTGAGAGAACAGTGTTCACCAGGAGCAAATCAGTGGAGGAGCCATTGGTAGTGTCTAATAAAAGGCCAGTTGCTCTGTCAATGAGGCTGAGAATGCCTGTGTGTGCGCTCAAGCCATTCAAGTTTCCATTTGTGGCTGTTGCAAAACAAATTTTGGACCTAATACTTAGCAAGGAGTTTATCGACAAGTACCCACA GGTCCCTCTGTTTAAGTGCACTTCTCCAACTGGCGATGAATTTATAGCTGATGCTAAATATCTGGTTACCTGCTTTGGTCCTGCCGGTTGCATTGATACTGAGTTGATGGATCTTGTGATCAGCTATTGGAAGGGAAGCCCTGACTACAATCATGTGTATAAATCCGGAGATAGGGTGTTGCTCAGCCCGTATGTGATAAAT TATCTTCTTGAAATTGATCCGTACCATCGgccagttgatgaagatgggcaggAGATCCTGAGGCCGCCCTTCAATGTTAAACTTGCTGCTCAGAAGTTCAAGCTATACATAAAAGAGAACCTGCTCGCTGCAAACCTG ATCATGCTACCATATTGGAATCGGAATCATTTCACACTGTACACTATGAACAAGTATCGTGAGTCCCTGGATATCCATGACTCATGGAGATACACAGGGCGTAACTTTTCAAGGAATCGATTCCATGAAGAACGTGTCGAAATT ATGTCCAGGATGTCGTTGTTGATGAAGGAGGTGTATGGCGAAGCTGCATACAACTCTTCAAGACATCCCCGTTGGGAACATCTGGCAGAGAGATGTAGCTACGCGAAAATGCCAGAGCAAGGGGTTAACGAATGTGGCGTTTACATGTTAAAAGCTGCTTTTTTGTATGATGGCATCAAGCTAGTAGAGGAAGTGAAGAAGCATGAT CCACATTCTGCATACTGGAAGGCCGAGTGCCTTTTTATGTTCTTTTCCACCCTAATAATGAGGTTCGGCGCGACCAGTGGCCGGGGGAGATGGCTGACATTGCTAAGTTGTTATAAGCGGGATTGCAGGACAACAACACAA TTAACATCTTAA